One Sediminicola sp. YIK13 DNA segment encodes these proteins:
- a CDS encoding SRPBCC family protein, whose protein sequence is MPRIELRTYIKADKNIVFDLSRSIDLHKISTEHTNEEAIDGVTEGLIGLNQTVTWRAKHFGIYQTLTSKVTEFSRPKLFTDEMVKGAFKNFKHVHQFNDLENGTELIDVFEYQSPLGFLGSLADKLFLKQYMTDLLLKRNETIKEFAESEKWREVLPKN, encoded by the coding sequence ATGCCTCGAATTGAATTACGGACGTATATTAAAGCTGACAAGAATATAGTGTTCGACCTGTCTAGGAGTATCGACTTACACAAAATATCGACTGAACATACAAATGAAGAGGCCATTGATGGCGTGACCGAAGGCTTAATTGGATTAAATCAAACCGTTACATGGAGGGCCAAGCATTTTGGAATTTATCAAACCCTTACCTCCAAAGTGACCGAATTTTCTCGACCAAAGTTGTTTACAGATGAAATGGTGAAAGGAGCTTTTAAAAACTTTAAGCACGTGCACCAATTTAACGATCTTGAGAACGGTACTGAATTGATAGACGTATTTGAATATCAATCTCCGCTTGGGTTTTTAGGCAGTTTAGCTGACAAGCTATTCTTAAAACAATATATGACCGACCTTTTATTAAAAAGAAATGAAACCATAAAGGAATTCGCTGAATCTGAAAAATGGAGAGAAGTGTTACCTAAAAATTAA
- a CDS encoding biotin/lipoyl-containing protein: MNDLKSNPNFRSKDEIDKNGPNSNSVSDFKLDKGEVQTIFTPELGNQKGLTLSKWFYKSGDIVKSGDIICVIENEDITMEFESVFNGRIISTCRLNEKLTSSTELFKIEGI, encoded by the coding sequence ATGAACGACCTTAAAAGCAATCCAAATTTCCGATCTAAGGATGAAATCGACAAAAATGGACCGAACTCTAATAGTGTATCCGATTTTAAATTGGATAAGGGAGAAGTTCAAACCATTTTCACACCAGAATTAGGAAATCAAAAAGGTCTGACCTTATCAAAATGGTTTTATAAATCTGGAGATATTGTTAAATCCGGAGATATTATTTGTGTCATTGAAAACGAGGATATAACCATGGAGTTTGAAAGTGTATTTAATGGACGAATTATATCTACCTGTAGATTGAATGAAAAGCTGACTAGCTCAACTGAATTATTTAAAATTGAAGGAATATAA